TCTTTAATCAAAACAACATGCACACACTACCTGATGAGACAGAGATGGTAACCCACttgtctacaacacacacagcagtTTATACAAGCAAGAAAACAGCAGCCTGCATGTGTGttgaggaatgtgtgtgtgtgtgtgtgtgtgtgtccagcgcTCTGATGTTCAACCAGACTAATTACCTGAATCAACAGAATAAGCAGCAGTGGAGGggcactgacacacacaaacaatgcacacgtggggtggcaggtagtggttagagcgttggactagtaaccgaaaggtcgcaaGATCAAAttcccgagccgacaaggtaaaaaccagtcgttctacccctgaacaaggcagttaacccactgttcctaagccatcaatgaaaataagaatttgttcttaaatgacttgcccagttaattaaaggtaaaataaaatgtgtgtgtatgtttgggtAGGTAAGGTAGTCTGGGACAGAATAACTTTTTATTTGATTAAAATCGGCACACATCCATAATCTTCATCTTTAGAACACTGGAATATAAAAGTCTGTTTCACTTTCCTGGAGATATGAAGTCCAGAAACTGTCTTTATGTCATCAGAAAGAAAGACATCTAAAACAGGAAGGAAGGCCACAGTGCGGGGTTGCCATAGAAACCTtgtatgctcacacacacactaacagcagGTGAAAGTGTTCCAGGTATTTTGAGTAGCGGGGTGTCAGACAGAGTACTAGTGAGGCTACGTCCTTGATCCAGAACACTCCAATCAGATAGCAGGAAACAAAAAAAAGCAAGCCTTTTCAACACAAACAGACAAGAGGGGATTGGAATCGTCTGTCATTGATGTTGATTTCTGGCACAAACTAGTTTGTCTGAACTCTGCCCCAGGATGATGTCACACTCTGGCTCCAGCGTGAGGTGACGTCATCAATATGCGCCGCGGAGGGTGCAAAGTCATTTAAATAAACTCCTCTTAATCTTCTCCACCTCCATCTGAAAAAGACAAACACCAAATGTAATGTATAGCTAAGATGACAAATGTAGCAGCGGTAAATGAATGTTGTTCAGCACTAGATGTGTTCACCTGCATAGTAAGGCGGGACCTCTTCTCCTCGTCCAGGTCACTGGACAACTGCTTCATCTCCTGCCTGGAACGAAGACACCAGTCACTCACACtattaaaacaaacaaacaaaaaacaaacacacacacacacacacacctgtgttggCTCTTCAGCAGTTCTACAGAGGCTCTCAGCTCTCTCAGTTGTCCCCTTAGCTCCTCCAGGGTGGGTGTCGGCCTGGGCTCAGGGGAGGGGCTTATACATGAAGAGGTGGGTTTTGCGTATGAAGGGGAGGGGCTTATAGGGCGGAGGGCTAAGCCTTCTGTTGACGGTGGGTGAAGGACAGCAGGCTTGGGTGGCAGCACACCCTTACTGTCAGGTACCTGTGGGGTATGTCACAAATCAGGATTCATGAGGTAGCCAGCTAACTTACTTAAATGTTTGGAAATAACTTTGAAGGAACTTTCTAGGAAGATATGCTTGAAATGGGCATGGATTGATTCTATTGTTTCAACCAGCAACTCATACACAGGTCTAGGTTAATTAATAAACCAGAAATCCTTTTTATTTTTCGCAAGCCAACTTGATGGTCCGggaatacacaaacacacacaatatactaCACACAATATACTCTGATTGActgctaaaatgtaattaaacacaTTTAAATTCAACAAATTCTTACAGTGATGGTGGGAAGTGCTTTCCTCTGAGAGACATCTACTGTTCTAGGACACAAGGAGTCCTGCAgctcctccttttctctgtccTTCCCCCTTCTCTGCTCCTCTACCGCAGGAGAGTCCAGCAGGTCAATACTGGACAGAGAAGACTgcgagagaaaaggggagagaggggtcacCCAGACATGTTAAAGAAaagaatgtgtgcgtgtgtgtgtgcgtacacttACTGTGCTGATGATCAAGGAGCGTGGTCTGCGGATGAGGACTCTTGGTCGCATTGCGGTGGGATGGCTTAGTTTCTCTCTAGACAAGAACAGCGAGTCCAAATAAAccagatctacacacacacattatattgtTAATCCACAGTAACACACAACATCTTAACAGAGAACaggcacaaacaaacacacagttccCTGACCAATATGAAGGCTAGGGCAGCTAATTCCTCacatatggacagagagagagagagaactgcggATCTTCATTCATATtcaaacctctctgtctcttaagTCAGCCAACTCCCTTCTCTGATTGGACTAGTGTCCTGTCACATAACTGTCAAACTGCCCCAGGTCTGCCCCTTGTCCTCTCAGTCAAACTCACCAATGTCTTTTGACATGTCAGAGGCAGGATCTGGAGTCACAGCCCCACCCTCAGACTTAGGGCTCTCACACCTGAACAGGTAGACCAGTTGAcaactttagtgtgtgtgtgtgtgtgtgcgtgtgcgtgtgtgtgtgcgcgtatgtgtgcgtatgtgtgtgtgtactgacggtACAGAAGGAGGTCTCTCAGGTCTGTCTGGGCCtcggggagggaggtgggaggagctTGTCTTTGGTGGGTGGGGCTTTTTTGGCGGGATGGACGGAAGGGCGGGCTTAGGGATCTCTCCAACCTTCACCTCCtcacctacacacaaacacacacagacacatatacggACAGGATAAGTGGATAGTCAcatgcgcgcgcgcacacacacagtgtagaggTGAGGTGTGAGCCAGCTGAAGAGGTGAAGAGAGTTAAGGCAGGCAGGCTGAATAGGGCCATATAGGGTAGTAGTCAGGCTGCAGCAAGCCGAAGCAGGCATTGTAGATGATTGTGGAATAGTGTagtatagtaatggtagtagtagtacctctGTTGTCATCAGATCTGTGAGGCTGAGTTAGTAGCTTTTTTATAGtattactgtagtagtactgtagtacctTTGTTGTCGTCAGCTGGTCTGTGAGGCATGTGCTCTGGGCGCTCCGGGGGTACcttcctgacctctgaccttttaTCTACAGGTCACATAGGGGTCAGCGGTCAACTGAGGGTGACATTATTGACACTCTTCCCTATAGATATCTCTATCTTTGCTTCTCTCCCTGTTTAATTAGCACCATTTGGTTATATGCCTGTTTAATTACCACCATTGCTCCtagtttctatctctctcccttacacacactaacacaaaacagagaagagcagagacggagatagagagatgaTTGAGACACGCACAAAACGGTATCAGTGGCGATGGGGGATTacctgtggagagaggagatggaggattacctgtggagagaggagatggaggattacccgtggagagaggagatgggggattacccgtggagagaggagatgggggattacccgtggagagaggagatgggggattacccgtggagagaggagatgggggattacccgtggagagaggagatgggggatttacctgtggagagaggagatggggatttacctgtggagagaggagatggaggattacctgtggagagaggagatggaggattacctgtggagagaggagatggaggattaCCTGTGGAGAGAGGAAATGGAGGATTacctgtggagagaggagagggaggattacctgtggagagaggagagggaggattacctgtggagagaggagatgggggattacctgtggagagaggagatgggggattacctgtggagaggagatggaggattacctgtggagaggagatggaggattacctgtggagagaggagatggaggattacctgtggagagaggagatggaggattacctgtggagagaggagatggaggattacctttggagagaggagatggaggattacctgtggagagaggagatggaggattacctgtggagagaggagatggaggattacctgtggagagaggagatggaggattacctgtggagagaggagatggaggattacctgtggagagaggagatggaggattacctgtggagagaggagatggaggattacctgtggagagaggagatgggggtttacctgtggagagaggagatgggggtttacctgtggagagaggagatggaggtttacctgtggagagaggagatgggggattacctgtggagagaggagatggaggtttACCTGTGGTGTGTTTACCCGAAGGGATGCTGGGGGGAGGCGGCTTCTTTGGTCTCTGCAAACGCACACAAAGAAACACTAAGTGATTTTGCTCTTATGTAATGTCATTAATTGAACACCATAATAACAGTACAAATCAAATGATATTTGCGCATCTTACCTCTTTCTCTACATCAGGTATTAACAGCTTGACAAAGTTATCAGGGAAGACTCCCTTTCTCCCCCCTATCTCTCCCATCCACCACCCCGTGTCAGCACAGTCCTACAACACACAGAATCCACATACACAGGTTAAACAcactaggcttgggcggtataccgtataaACTCTATACCGGGGTATTTTTTAGCCATGGGATGGCTTTTCAATACCGTTGAAACTATTTCAATAAtttgaatatttgtagctactttaagtaaatacctgcagtcaacttgtgcaatacattaggagataaagcagatcacattcttcatttcacctgtcacattatcTTACATTAGGAAGCTTAACGTAGTTCCCCACAACAGTTGAGCCATTCATGTGTTTGTGAGTCCAGCTGTGTATTGACAGGGGTCATgttttatattgaaagtcaaCAGTGTTTTTGTTGCTACAATAGAGTGATCAGGGACGTGCATCTATAGTTTCCTACACAGAAAATAAATCAGTGCACCACATTCGGCAGAAAACAGCTTTATTGTCATCAGATGACTACAGAAGAGCGACGCTAATTGGCTGGCAGCCACACAAGTAAATGAGTTTAGTGAAAAAGCAAGGTATTTCATTGCAAAAAATTATGTATGGCCATCACATTTCTAATGTTTATCATATAAAGAATGTAaccagctacatttcctaatgtttcGCTTAAAGTTAATTTTGTATTTTACCGCAAAAAAAAATAGGCTGGCTACACCAAGAAAAGTACCAGAGAAAAGTAGTTCCACATCAGTCACagcgctgtctgctgatagaatgccaGTTCGTGAATTCTCATCCGAGTGGAGAAGCGCAACTGAAGCAAAATTAGAAATTACAATAAGAAGCAAGTTAGATCTGCGTTTACCAAACGCAGCAATATATTTCTTATGCATTTTATCTTTTTAGTTTATTTTCATTTGCGCTCgttagcatatttagctagcagccTCCATGGAAATTCACCTTTAGTTGTGCTAActttgttagcattctggtaaaAGATGCCCAATGGGTATTTTGGTGCCCCCTCGTGTAACAAACTGGTAATACAGTCAATTCCAACGTGAGAGAAGGAAAGTCTGGATACAACCCAAGCACAATACACACCGGGGTTGGGGTCaattaaaatgtcatttgaaaTTGCAATTACATTTTTGAATTCACTCATGAAGGGGAGCATTTATGTTGAATACAAAACAATCTTCCAGTTATGGAATTGTAATTGGACTGTAATTGGAATTGTAAAAGCATTTCATCTTTGGAATGGAATGGGAATTGCCCTATATGGATAGgcctaaattgaaatgtttcttacagaagaaatatgaaaagcatatgcataaccatggcggcaattgaaagggaacagtttggatattatgggattattattattatgatttattttttcattttaggggaggatcagcttaatattgcggaaagattgttgtttccatcaatgtaattgtctgcatcattcccgatcccccatatatttttggggtaaatatatatgTCCATTTATATACACATATgcatacctatatagatatacatactcttttttagaatatacctttattattccccgcaaaccccACCACCCTtccccctaattggagtaaactaataaacaataacacttaggcttctacattCGGTTTgtacatcttatacacattttacaactatctattttacagtagttatattttgtttgtttttagtccttcctctttTCCTGATGTTcgtccagtttgatttctatttgtaactgagctatttcacaaaatgtatgaacctatatacattctacagaccccgtatgttttccattggttatcttgttattagtcccacccttcagctccattcaacccctcccatctatctcttatcaccatccattttggatttctagcagccatatatttttcaactgtgatgtgatgcttcacaaacaaattgaacctttctattctcatagcgtCTACAGATTGTTTTggctaaaataataattatattattgattgattgattgactatggcttttcaaatcacccagtattgctatctgcagcattagttctaggcaaatgttgcaattctttaGCCATTCCTgtacctgtgaccaaaaacgagctacatatggacaaaaCCAAAATAAATGATGTATTTTGCTAGGATTTtcgcatcacaacactgaagtgtaagaggcctccactttttttaaatggactggatctttacaTATACTacttgggtcctgtttcagtaataatgatttTAAACATTCTTGTTgcgtgtctgataatctaccatttatataatagtaattaaaacatgctaataatggtcctctgaatatatatattttttacggTACTTctactggtatgccatccagccctggagttttcccagccttaaaggctttaattgcaccAAGAAGttttcctctgtaatttggcttcacatgagtctttctgtacagatgttcattttacattattaataggaaaaaaatacatacaattagcttcggttagtggagatggaggagactgaaacgaaaatatattcttaaAGTACTTATCTTCCTCtatcaaaatataatttggtgaatcATGCATGTAAGTTGTAACAAgtttcaataaaaaaaatgttggtagcatttctatattgaagattgaaaaataatttggtgcatttttccaTCCAGTTCGCTTAATTTTTTATAATATTTATAATATTACACGGGAtatttcttgaataagttcctccatttctttttgtttttcctctaacttattctgtgcctctatagtaccgtttttattgctatctaactgCACTGTTAGTTCTTCAATTttctttgttaatatggactcttgatctatattgcttttgttttatagatgagtactgaattgcatggcctctaaaggcacatttaaaagtgtctcattcaataaggggatctgctgtaccgaTGTTATGTCTGAAAAAGACAGTTATAAATTAATCTGTCCTAGTTCTAAACAATGTATCATCCAGTAGACTGATTCAATTTCCAATATCCATGTTCatgtggaaattctgtaagagtaacatatatgccaattatgtgatgatctgaccgcattctgtcccctatcaacactttttaaacttttggtgccagagagaatgacaTTAGAAAGTAGTCAAggcgactagcttgattaagcctccgccatgtatatgtcactaggtcagggtatttaagtctccatatatccactaattccaatatatccatgacattcacgatttccttaagtgcctgagggtgacagtttgtagtgtgatttcctttccgGTCCATAGAGCTATTTAAGACCGTAttaaaatctcccaccataataatagagtctagtgttgcttgtagagttgataaattcttatatatataatttcaaagaagcttggatcatcattattcgGACCATAAAGGTTAATAGGCCATATCTGTTTATTATGCAATAACATATTTAGAATCATCCATCTACCTTGAGGATCTGTTTGGACTatttgcacatttggatcaaaatgactgttaattaaaaccatcaccccttttgaattgttgaatgagtttcctgtaaacaatagatattatattccttctcttttagccaggtaaatactgtattttcttattatctgctaagccattacaattgtaactggctatacttatttcaccatttaccataatgagacacaactttcaattctatttattaaaatatgtttgtaaacgtacaataataataataataataaatgccatttagcagacgcttttatccaaagcgacttacagtcatgtgtgcatacattctatgtatgggtggtcccggggatcaataAAAAgtaacttgatgattgagtgtctatatatatatatatatatatatatatatatatatatatatatatatatatatatatatatatatatatatagtctatatagctgtaccatgatatttgtattgctactaagtaaacctccaattggtccCCACTAAAAGCCCTCCCCATCCCGAGTTGGGTTGTCATCCCAATGCCCAGCAGACCACCCCCGACCCCACAGTGCCAATTACAGAACAGAAGTAGATCAACCGCCAAATACATTTCCATCGCCCTCACCTcgatttgtattatatatagccatcaaaaaaatatatattttttaaatcctgtTTCTTATTTTCCATAATTAGCTATTCATATTTGTAGTAATGTAGGCAATTTATGCAAATAATTACCTCTCACCAGTCTCACCATTACCAAAATTACATTATTACAAGCAATTATTATATTAGCGAACAATTATTGTGAATCATCCTATATTGTCCCTAACATCTTTCACTCCTTCGCAACAGTTGTGGgatacgcacatacacacacactcatacacacccccacacacacactcatacacacccacacacacacctccacaagcacactcacacacactcatacacactcaaccCTTTCCCCCCACACAACCATAGGCTCACATTCTCAACAGTTCCACcatcccagagcccaactcaagaaaggtcTTGATTTATGAATGCATATACAGTTGCATGAGAAGGCCTGCAAGACTGTGCAGAAATGGAGAGATTTTATGAACCCCTTTCCCTGAAACACAGTCCCCCGTATTGACCATAATTCGCAAGCATCTCCATGCAGTCAGACTTTTGATTTTGTACCACCAGGGACATAATAATataccccctctctgaatgtccaagtgtgaccccctccccatgggttactgcagctagtgttgccagcactgccactgcctgggtgggggcaccccaccggaatccccaccggctaggtacaaggtcgtcaaggttctcattagcagctttgagaattTCCTTGAATAGTATGCTCTCCCTTTAGGGTgctttggctttgcaggaccaacACAGCCAAGCAGGCTCAGAATCTTTAGGGAGCAGTGCTGCTCTCGGTCTCTGACCGCATTTTGGCTGTATACAGACCGCTTACAGCAGGCCCATGAAACAGTTAGGGACTTCTCCTGAGTctctgggtcattcaggtgggtgtccAGGGTATAGGGTTGTGGATCGTTCCATCAATATAGgatcataaataaataaagaagatGTAGAATTCATTATAAAAGTATATCCATCATCTGAACAACATTGAAAGCTCCCTCACACCTCCGCTCACAGAAATACATTGGTTCTGGGATATGCAACCATTTCCTTTCTCACTCAACGCCACACTCTCCCAAAcataacacaaaaacacacactccacCATCCACACATACTGTGCCTTCTGTTTACTGAGCGTTTATCTTCACCATGTTGAATTAGTGCTTTTGTGTTCCAATTAGTTCTATTTGAAGATATATAGAAAAGCCATATTTGTTATTGTATTATTACAATCCATAACCGGGATAGAATTGTGTTTCATTATTTTCCTGGTCTATAAGAActtttataattttaaaaatagCCATGGAGTCATATTTGTGTCTCTGAACAACTGGTTATCAATATAAAGTTTATTGACGAAGAAAGCTACTCGTTTCCTTTTAATCTAGTTTCCTTGAAAATTGGATACAGAACTGTACGCCGCTCTGCAATGTCCTTCAGGAACTGGTCATTcaggtgaggacacaacagttcacctgacaagactgaatccaaacattacactgttgaccGTGTgatcattttacatttactggaCTTTTTGCTGCATTTGCTGATAAAGAAATCTGAAAATGTTCTGGATATATTTGGGGTAGGTGCAATCTGGGTaaggtgggcatcatttgaaggtgtgttctattgccaacatgactagctaagttataCAATACAATATGAGATGGAATAGTCTTTGGTGCGTATAGAAAGGTGTGTATAGACTCTTCCTGTTCAGGACTCACAGGTGTTTgacttgcttgtatgacatcaaagccgtatttattataatcctcaacgtctcatctttcaaaatatatAGTCCTTTTTTATTTACATAATTTTCCTCAGACCAAAAATGTGCAAAAGTTGCCCAGTTAGCAGGAGGGATGGGAGCAACTTCTTGGCGTGCGGTAATCAAGTTCAAaacggctgtcagtcaaaacccacacAGCGCTGTGAACCGAAGAGccagagctctgacatcatgtatagcatgttactgtatagccACTGTGCTCCAACTTAGGTGCTTATTAgttctgccattttcaacctgtATACGGGTAAGAGTAGAAAGAGATACTTGAATTGGAATTCAATATTTATACATCTCCCCGTTAATGGATTTAATGCACTTCAAATAAATAATTTACTCCAGAATTTGAATTAAATGGAATTTGGAATTTACAGGTAGagggaattgaaatggaattgaatttgtggaattaaccccaaacatgacacacacatgcacaaccgAATGCATGGACACTcagaggttagacacacacaccctgttgATTATGGTGacaatctctccctctttcattgaCAGTTCATCTTCGTTATGGGCGTCGTACGGGAAGATGACCTTACACAGCTCACGGCCTGGGAACCAATCAGAATACAGACACTCACGTTGAATCCCAAAACTCAGGTATAGTAAAGTAAATCAAGAGACTAAGCAGGTGTGAATCTTTATCTTATTCTAGGtgtgaaacaggaagtgagagACTGTCTAGAAGAACCCaggcccctccctctcacctttcACCATGCGTTCAGGTTCTGCCTTCATGGTTTCCAGGGAAACAGAGGGTGATTTCCTAACCTGTgtctagaggagaagagggacacACAGGAAACTACATTCCTAGAATACTCCATTTGCGATCAATTCCGGACAGActgggctctgtctgtctgtctgtctgtctgtctgtctgtctgtctgtctgtctgtctgtctgtctgtctgtctgtctgtctgtctgtctgtctgtctgtctgtctgtctgtctgtctgtctgtctgtctgtctgtctgtctgtctgtctgtctgtctgtctgtctgtctgtctgtctgtctgtctgtctgtctgtctgtctgtctgtctgtctgtctgtctgtctgtctgtctgtctgtctgtctgtctgtctgtctgtctgtctgtctgtctgtctgtctgtctgtctgtctgtctgtctgtctgtctgtctgtctgtctgtctgtctgtctgtctgtctgtctgtctgtcacacacacacacacacacacacacacacacacacacacacacacacacacacacacacacacacacacacacacacacacacacacacagcccggtctgtttcaaacacacacacttctctgttTCACACTCAGAAGAACATCCCaaatcccctccctccctccctccctccctccctccctcccagttccCTCTACCTCCAcaacttcctccctctctctgcaaaaTATCGTACACACAAAAGCAAACGCACACACAGCCTGACACGTACCCaaactctgtctcacacacacacaaacaaagagaagagagagagataaagtaataaagtgaagagagagagagagagaacaaagagagaagagagagagagagaagagagagagagagagagaacaaacaatgGATTATCATATGCATACACACGCTGGCACTGATCAATATACTCATACACAACAAACACTACACAAGACATACCCTAAACCAAACATGACCCTGCCATCATCCacacagtcctgttataaatcaGACTCCATTGTAATACAGCGAGAGTGTGacaagagaaaaggagagagaacaaagtgaagagagaaagagagacagaaggagagagagagaatatagtgaagagagaaagagagacagaaggagagagagagaacaaagtggagagagaaaaggagacagaagagagagagagaacaaagtgaagagagaaagagagacagaaggagagag
This genomic window from Oncorhynchus gorbuscha isolate QuinsamMale2020 ecotype Even-year linkage group LG07, OgorEven_v1.0, whole genome shotgun sequence contains:
- the LOC124039537 gene encoding SH3 domain-containing kinase-binding protein 1-like isoform X1; the protein is MVEAVVEFDYEAQQEDELSLRVGDIIIKVTKDDGGWWKGEIDGRRGLFPDNFVREMKKEVKRAAGPKSDLSNGSTSPVPEPDLRPARKGDQTHQRRCKASFSYVPQNEDELELKIGDVIHILGEVEEGWWQGSLNGKTGMFPSNFTRELEDTPPSLDTSTRSSQEELRSNKTSKDSPGSESDGGEIQPKKVRGFGFGDIFKDQPIRLRPASGDMDTEGEKTQVRKSPSVSLETMKAEPERMVKGRELCKVIFPYDAHNEDELSMKEGEIVTIINRDCADTGWWMGEIGGRKGVFPDNFVKLLIPDVEKERPKKPPPPSIPSGKHTTDKRSEVRKVPPERPEHMPHRPADDNKGEEVKVGEIPKPALPSIPPKKPHPPKTSSSHLPPRGPDRPERPPSVPCESPKSEGGAVTPDPASDMSKDIDLVYLDSLFLSREKLSHPTAMRPRVLIRRPRSLIISTSSLSSIDLLDSPAVEEQRRGKDREKEELQDSLCPRTVDVSQRKALPTITVPDSKGVLPPKPAVLHPPSTEGLALRPISPSPSYAKPTSSCISPSPEPRPTPTLEELRGQLRELRASVELLKSQHRQEMKQLSSDLDEEKRSRLTMQMEVEKIKRSLFK
- the LOC124039537 gene encoding SH3 domain-containing kinase-binding protein 1-like isoform X3, which gives rise to MVEAVVEFDYEAQQEDELSLRVGDIIIKVTKDDGGWWKGEIDGRRGLFPDNFVREMKKEVKRAAGPKSDLSNGSTSPVPEPDLRPARKGDQTHQRRCKASFSYVPQNEDELELKIGDVIHILGEVEEGWWQGSLNGKTGMFPSNFTRELEDTPPSLDTSTRSSQEELRSNKTSKDSPGSESDGGEIQPKKVRGFGFGDIFKDQPIRLRPASGDMDTEGEKTQVRKSPSVSLETMKAEPERMVKGRELCKVIFPYDAHNEDELSMKEGEIVTIINRDCADTGWWMGEIGGRKGVFPDNFVKLLIPDVEKERPKKPPPPSIPSGKHTTDLVYLDSLFLSREKLSHPTAMRPRVLIRRPRSLIISTSSLSSIDLLDSPAVEEQRRGKDREKEELQDSLCPRTVDVSQRKALPTITVPDSKGVLPPKPAVLHPPSTEGLALRPISPSPSYAKPTSSCISPSPEPRPTPTLEELRGQLRELRASVELLKSQHRQEMKQLSSDLDEEKRSRLTMQMEVEKIKRSLFK
- the LOC124039537 gene encoding SH3 domain-containing kinase-binding protein 1-like isoform X2; amino-acid sequence: MVEAVVEFDYEAQQEDELSLRVGDIIIKVTKDDGGWWKGEIDGRRGLFPDNFVREMKKEVKRAAGPKSDLSNGSTSPVPEPDLRPARKGDQTHQRRCKASFSYVPQNEDELELKIGDVIHILGEVEEGWWQGSLNGKTGMFPSNFTRELEDTPPSLDTSTRSSQEELRSNKTSKDSPGSESDGGEIQPKKVRGFGFGDIFKDQPIRLRPASGDMDTEGEKTQVRKSPSVSLETMKAEPERMVKGRELCKVIFPYDAHNEDELSMKEGEIVTIINRDCADTGWWMGEIGGRKGVFPDNFVKLLIPDVEKERPKKPPPPSIPSGKHTTGEEVKVGEIPKPALPSIPPKKPHPPKTSSSHLPPRGPDRPERPPSVPCESPKSEGGAVTPDPASDMSKDIDLVYLDSLFLSREKLSHPTAMRPRVLIRRPRSLIISTSSLSSIDLLDSPAVEEQRRGKDREKEELQDSLCPRTVDVSQRKALPTITVPDSKGVLPPKPAVLHPPSTEGLALRPISPSPSYAKPTSSCISPSPEPRPTPTLEELRGQLRELRASVELLKSQHRQEMKQLSSDLDEEKRSRLTMQMEVEKIKRSLFK